From the genome of Plectropomus leopardus isolate mb chromosome 4, YSFRI_Pleo_2.0, whole genome shotgun sequence:
ttgacttgtttttgcatacatgaattcatttttaaaactatttattgattgattgattgattgattggttttGGCATCTTCTGTCCTCCACATACTGTTACTTTCTGAATTGCACTGCACAATACTAAGAGGTGTTTTGATTTAATCTACCCTCACTAATGTGAATGTAGTATGCAATCATagagaaaatgtaataatacgGCTGAGTGACgcaattgaaaacaaaataaataataaatatcatcactattgttcatttatttacagtctatggtggcGGTATAGAGTTTAAACTTCGGTTCTCACTCCGCTAgttaacataaaaaagaaaaagcacccCGGAACCAATTGCTGTGATGTTGTTGCTCCGCCGACGGATGAAAACCGTCGGACAGGCTAAGGGCAAAGTTGTCCCACCTGTATAATGTTGTAGCTAAAACTAACGATTATTTGTCGTAATAATGACTATGTGGGTCGCCAGACGATTTCTGTCGACGGTTGTTCAGAGAAGTAAGCTGTGACGTGTTCATTTACTCGCTGTAGTGCGTAGATTTTATTGCATGATAGGCTAATTTCACGTGGCTAAGTTTTATTGCTAACATGCACGTTTGCAGGTTATGTCAGTATTTCTGGGGTGtacctgtttttaaatgttttcccCTGAATTTACAGTGCATTTGAGCCTgacaattacattttaaattataaaacacTGACACGATGACTCTATTCACGTGCTGTGGGGAGTCCAGCTTGTTTGGTCTGATCGCCATGTCCTCTGCAGGTCAGTTTGCGGGACAGTACGGTTTGTTCCGCCGCCCTCAGCACGGCTGCCTCCCGGAGCTGGAGCCTCGGTACCTCCAGTGCACATGTTGTTGGCGGAGCCGGGTCCCCGTGGCAGGCTTTGAGACCCTGAACGCTACTCTGTCCTCCACCTCTAAGACATGCAACGAGGACAACAGATCCCTGGACGACTACTACACCTCCGCGCAGCGAAACACCATCCTCCACATGCTCAACAACGCCACACCGGCGGAGCTGGCCGGCGTCAAGCTCCTCAGAGGCCGCAAGTCTGTCAACATTGTGGAGTATAGGACTCAAAACGGACCCTTTAAAACTCTGGAGAGTGTGGTGAATGTGCCGCGGCTGAAGCACAAAAGTGCTGTGATAGTGTTTAACTCCATCCTCAACCCGGtgaagaaggagaggaaagtGAGGATTCAGTTGGCAAAGTTTATCAGACCAGAGGTCGACAGGTCCTGGTTGGAGGTGAGGTCCTTATCCAGTTTCCACACACCTGCCCTTGTCTCTATGTGAGGACAAATGCGTAATGTAGAGCTTTAAACACAGACTTAAAGGAAccgtgtgtaagatttagggggatttagaggcacctagtggtgaggactgtaAATTGCAACCAGCTTAAACTTCCCCCagttaaaattccttcagtgttcatcattcaggaggttttatccgggagccgaattatctgcagaggtctccgcCACGACAACAGACCCGGTGATTAAAACTGTTAGAATACTAGGtcaagcagtttcacattacaaatccaTGTTTTTCCTTTGCTATTTAGTATTTAAGTAATGGGCCACAAGTCCACCACATGCAAATGTGTGCAcaccttttttgtttgataacgtaacactttaaaatgccttttaaatATGGACAAAACTGTTGGACCAACTAAATTTTTTACTCGtaattcacttaaaaaaacatgttcgcGATTGTGGTAACAGTACTTCATAACCAtatgtataaatacatattttaagttaattactcataaaaattatgtttttttaactttttttttttaaaaaacaaattttaaagtgTGACGTTCAGGAGATTTCTACCAGGTACCAAATTGTCCACAGGGGTCTCTTCTCGCAGAACAAACCGACTCATTGATTTAAAGtgataaaacaagaaataaaccCGTTTTTTGGGAGGAGGGGGTTACAAATCAGTTTGGTTgctttggtttgtctgttctgggcttctgtagaaacatggcggactctgGGGACAAGGACCTGATCCATACGTGGATATAAATAGTTGATTCTAAAGTAGGAAAAACACTagcatgaaagaaaacatactacATTATATTGCTGCCAAGATATccccataaatcctacacactggacttttcaAAGAGAAAGCAGGATAATTAAGATCACCTGTCATGATTCTGTATTTGTTCACTCAGGATGCCAGTACCATTGTGTCAATAGTGTGTGGCACTAATAAAATTGCCTGGGCTCATGTGGACCGTGGGATGAAAGTGCTGGATTGGCAACAGCTGGCATGCCCAAATTTTTTGAGGGGGACATACATGGCCTCTGCTTACTTGACTGATGTAAGTGTGACTATTGGAATTTTCCCGCAGTGACTATTTGATGAGTCTTCATAGAGAAACCCATATTTGctatttctttgaatttggtCATTAGCATCTGGGTGAAACTCTCAGTACACAATATAAACTGAAACACAACTGTAcagtttgtaatttttctttctgccaTTAGGTGTCTGCAGTTCTGGCGCTCCTCCCATCAGCTGACTTCTACATACTAGAAAAATCCTCCATCACGCTGCAGAATACGGCTCTGTTTCCCATCATGGTCCACATGAGGACTGTGGAGGCCATGCTGTTTGCTCTGCTCGAGCCAAGAAACTCACCGCCTGACTCCAACATTCCTCCCAGGTGGGGAAAATGATATTTCAACGATGAAATGAATTTTTGAAACGTGCTTGGCTTCtgacatttgttgttgtttttttgtggctaCTGCTGGAAGAAAACACAAGTTCATGAGATGACTTTGATAAATTTCCCTCCTTCGTTTCTTGTTTCCTTTGCAGAGTTTTGAACATGATGCGATCTGCAGTGGGACGCCACTTTGGCCTCATGGTGGGCGAGTCGCGGACCAGCGGATCACAGACGGTGCGAAAGCTGATGACTGAGTCGGTGACACAGAAACTTCCCAGGATAAACTTCCCttctgagctgctgctgaagtACAGGAACTCTTTTGAGTTGGGCAGTAAAAGCGGAGGCGAGGAGCTCTGTGATGCTCTGCTTCAGGCTGTGGCTTTTTACGAGCTGCTCAGCGAATCTTCCCCCACGTAGGTCAACCTCGTGCACAGACCAGAATTACATCCACCAAAACAAACCTCCTTAGCCCGTTTGGACTTTTATCAAACATTGACACCCTGGACATATGTGGTAGTGGCTGATAATATATTTAAGTAATGAATATTTGTACTGTTACATAGAGCActctaatgctgtttttgggatgctGAGCGTGAGGgatgctgctgtgttttatttttgttgtccaCCTTGTTGGATTTTGACATTTGCTTGAAGTAAATGCTGTCTTTCATCTACCAGCTGTCTGAGGATTTTCACTCCTCttagtatgtgtttttttttttttttacaagaatgTAAAACACAACACGGTTCTCAccagcaaaaatacaaaaattacaaaaatagaaTTCTTTAATTTACTATTCATGGTTGCACttacatgtaaataaaacatgatttgtagTCTCATGTGCAttaaattgatttgattgacaGTATTTAGATGGAGACAGAATTCAGTTAAATTCagtatattcatatatattatatattcattcAGTATAATAAATACTGACAGGAGCACTGTGAGGTATTGAGGTTCTTTTCTCTATGAGAAATCCTCTGCCAGGAGCTGAAAGGTTGACTTTGAGAGGCCCAGGTGTTTGCTGCTGAGGTATTTCAGACACCTAATGTGGGGaataaattattagattttttttctgcaaatactGAGTATTATTTTGATGTGCACGCATTTTTATTCAACAATGATTCGGTAAGAAAGCAATGTGATTTAAGAACCGTCTGTCACACCGACTACCCCGATGTGACTGGTTTATTATAATGAAACTGGATTTCAAATATTACAATATGCACTATCATTCTTAATTATTCACCATTTGAACTGATGGCAGTTGGCCTTCTGAAGTGACGATGAATTTTAAGAACAGTTGACACATCCTCTTTCCCGTAGTTTTATCTATCAGTGTGTTGGAGATACCAGTcgtggagatgtctgcctttctacattataatggaactagatggcactcagcttgtgatgctcaaagtgtcaaaaaaatacatttaaacactcaacaacaatgtctctttcctgaAATCAtaacccagttactcaagataagcCACAGAACTTGTGAGCAGCACAAGCTGAGTTTCATGCCATTTttatggagagaaggcagacaattctacggccgatatctccaacagtcGGTGACTCgcacaaaaacaatctagactggtaaacagcactacaggtaagaggaaaaagatgttcttttaaatgtagtttaggGTGGACTGTCCCTCTAAGTCTGTATTGTGTGTGACTTACCCTACTGGCTCGTCTCTCTGTTGCTGCTCTCTCTGAAAGCGACAGATGAATCGGAGGACTGGCATGAAGTCGACACTGATGGCTCGTCTGTTTCCCAGCAGGCTGAAGGATTTACTGGCGAGCACCATCCTGCTCAGCTCGTACCTCCTTTTGGACACACTGGAGGGACAGACATGAGTATGAGGTGgtgaaaaacagacatttttgtgtTATAACAGACTGAAACATTAAACAGTGACGCTGTGACTCACCTTGGTGCACACAGAGGTTGGAAACTATAGCTGAGGCTCTGTCTTTTGGAAGAGGCAGGTGGCGACAGTCTGTCCACCAGCTTCCTCCATCTTGCGTCTCCAAGTTCCTGTCTATATTTTTGGGCTTCGGCCCACGCCTCAGACACCTGCCAACAGCACCTGTGACACCCCAAGCCCTCAACCGCAGCCTGGATATCTATCAGCTTCTCCCGGCTCTGCATCCTGTCCACCTCCTCGTCCTCGCGCATCTCATCCAACAAGCCGTCCTTCATCTCAGCTCCTGTCCAGACAAACGCCTCAGCTGTGCACGGGCCCGAAACACGcggtgctgcagctgctggtaTTGTGGAATCAAGGTACGACATGAGGTCAAAGAAGTCTGTTAAGGCATCCAAACAGTCTGTTGCCACTTTGGCTGTGGTTTGTTCAGTCTTGTCTCTTGAACTAGAGGCTCTCTTTGATGATAATAATGTTCTCTGATGAGTTTGTATCAAACTGGGCGATAATGTGGTGTCAAATACTGCAGGGACATGTTTCCTTCTGCTCAGCCTGGAGATATTCCTcacagttttgctgttggtgGCTGAGACCTTTGGACTGACATTTCCATCCAGCTGCTGGACTTGGAGGTCAGTGTCAGAGGGAACCGGCTCAGTCTGCAGCCCAGAACAGGTCTTCTTATCCAGGTAGTGGACTGAAGTCCCCTCGGCCCCGGCGGGTAGAAGAAGCTCGAGGTTAGAGTACAGAAGAGGGACCCCTCCTCTCCAGCTCTCAGCCAGGAGCCTCAGGAGCTTCATCATGTTGATTTCAGACCAGAACTGTAACTGAAGgattaaagaaagaaagtattGATAGATTAAGTTaatttttctttgacaaaaagcTGATGGAGTAaagggtcgacagattatcggcctggccgattatcggGCTGATATTCGGCTTTTTGCTTATTATCTGCatatcaattaattaaaaaagtgtaaagaaagtgtcagcatgggaggaacttgtACTTTGTAAAAATTCagggagttatttttatttattcattttgtaattcaattttcacttgactttataaaaaaagttgccaaGAACTTGCGGTACATGAtgatgaaagtttcagttttgattataCCTTTGCTGAAGGcatataaacaaagttttggagtttattatattccaaattctaaattttgacaggaatattattattattgtaaatgcatgttgGATCCTAGCaattattggtctcattaagtactaataatcagtatcctTATCAGCACTGAAAACCAATAGCAGTCAACCCCTTTTATGGAGTTTATACACACTAGTTAAGGATATCTATACTTGCCTTTAGCAGATTCTGCAGTTGGTTGAGAGTCACAGGGTGGTGACTCAGCATGCTGGCAGAGCAGCCTGGGTCACGACGAGGGAGCTGGGAATCTACATTATCTCCTTTTTCAGTACCACTCAAGCCTAAATAAGGAAATAGAGAAAATTCCTGcacatctgttgtttttggaaACAGTTCTTGTCTCTGGCTGGTGGGAGGATGGATGCGCTCGAGGGACACTTTGCTGCGATTGTTAAGTCAATGCCTGTGCAAGGCAATGCAAGGGTGCTAATTTTGACCACAGCAACAAAGTTTTAGAGCTACAGGCAGTTTAATTCACCACAAAATATCATATTTCATTAACttgtttatatatgttttgAGGTTTTACTGCGGCTGGTGAGAGGAGAGTCAGGGCCTGGAGAGCATGTCGGAGGCTCAGTATCCAGGGCTGTGTGGACACTGGAGGAGAGCTGACAGTGCCTCTCAGGCATGACCTCCTGCCCTCCCTCTGGTTCTCTAACATGCTCTGTGGGACCTGACTTTCCTCTCACCCTCTGTGATTGCCTCTTAGGCTCTGGTAAGCAACCAGCATGCAAGCCGCACTAACCCAAGCTGCGCTCTGCTCCTCCATCAGAGAGCCCGAGGAGGGGCAGAAGGTCAGCCGGGTCCATAACTTCAACAGGGGGTCCTCTGTTGGCTGTCCTCCAGTATCAACATACCCCTGGATTTGGAGCTTTGgactttgtctttcttttttttctttttttttttttgagattttatgaCCATGCTCTCAGATAAAATGTTCACTATGATTCAGGGCTCCTACACCGtagagatattttttaaaatgccactcagaattaaattttaaacaaaaaaacaacaaacatgaacTTGTTAGGGTTGGTtttgcaacatcagaaaaaatattatttcctaaaatcctacttAAAAGATTGATTTAGCACATACATACCACTTAaaaccttatttttagattaattcaACACCTTTCGAGACTCTTAAAGCTTTACGGGAACCCTGATTATTGGTCAATCAACATTTTGCACTCCAATCAATCGCAATGGGAGATATAATAAGATATCTCTTCCAAGTCCCTCTGGACCATCCATTCTAGCATCAACTCCTTGTCTATAAGGGGGCTTGatagtgatttatttttagaaacttaCGCTGTACACCAGTAAGCTCCTTAGATGCTCGTCCTCCGCTGCTGTGcacccacagctgcagctgcagcaggcagcgTCTGATGTCACCTCTGGACAGCGTGATGAGGCTTAAAACATCATCCAACTCCAGCGGCCTGCTCTCAGCCAATCCCACCAGCTGCAGGTAGCTACAGATGTTCGCCTTAGAATACACGGAGTGAGCGAATGAAAAACTGGGTCATTGTTGCTCATATTTGATCTGATAATTCTGTGGGAAGCCTTCAATAGTACACAAACAGTCAGCAGAAGGTGTTTTCCCACAAACACAGGCAACATGCATCCATTTCACACTCAAGTTGTACAAGATTGtaagatattaaaaaagaaaccttACTGCTGACGGGGTTTTAAAAACGATTTCCTCCAAGCTGCAGTTGAATCTCTCTTTGAACGAGGGATCTAAGGaagatatttattttgcatcacaGCTTGTCCTCAAATTTAGTCTAAAATTACACAGCGTGCACGTTTACCATTGGTGGTCAGAACGACCGGCCTCTTGGTGGTCGACATGAAAGTCTTGATGGCTGCGAGGAAaccaacatcatcatcaaatATGACATCAACCTGTGGGAGCAGACAGTTGCAACAGGATCAAACCACACCAAACGTGCTTCATGTTCCGTCTCATATCCATTAAATTATATGTGTTGCAGCGCGGGGTTTCCAGATGGTTTACCTCTTCAAACAGAATGAGTGATGTGGCTGTCTTTTTGTTCTGTGACACTGTTTGATCAGAGCCTGGTGATGGGTTGCCCGATTTCTTGCTGATTGGTTGTTCAGATGGCGACAGAGACGGGCCGCCAAAGTGTAAGTGATCTGCTGTGGCCTTCATCTGAAAGAAGCTGGCCAACGTGACCGTGGCTGGATTCACTTTTCCTTTACGACTGGATTTCtgtgcttctcttttttttgagaTAGAGGTAACAATTTTGGGACGCACTGTTCTTCCTGTGATAGAAAATAATACAGATGCCCGTGAACTATGTTAATAAAATACTGCGGCCTCAGTCACTGTCTACAGATGTACATTTAAACACTACACAAACCTGACATCATacgttttttaacttttttacaaaacaatctAAGTAAGCAGtaagtaaaacattttgcagcatTATCTGGATGTAAGAgctgtcttcatcatcatctcctACCAGGTAAAGTCTCAGATTTCGGAGTGCAGCTGTTGATGTTGTAGTTGTTGAAGTAAGTCGGTTTCAGTGGATCCTTCCCCGAAATCTCCACTAGGTGGGACTGGGTAGCTTCCTTCAGCTGGGACAGAACATGGCGGCCACTGCGCTGTGAGGAGCAGTTCACCTCAAACACCTTTGAttggaaaggaaaagaaaaattaaaggaaaataaagttttcagcCTTGCTATTTTAtccatatgtttttttatataccaCAAGACAAATCCTGAGCAAAATAAGCAGTCAACATCATGACTCAGCATTTCTCCTTGGAACTGCAGTGTACCGACagtctcaaaaacatggattttGACCTCCAGagtttgtgatgtcacaaagcTAAGGAACCAATTCCATAATACTGGGGAAAAATAGTAGTATAAGAGGAAAAGCCAGGCTATTAGCAATACTTAACAagctaagtttcactttcacttcaaCTTGTCTGATCTGGTGGTCGCtaacaatgtttatttaacatgtATTATTAGCAGTATGATAAGATAGTGAATCCAAATGCTCatgttttctgttactgtttacaagcagaggtttgtgtgtttgatgtacAAAAGTGAAGGTGAGCAGGTATGCTTGAGCTTCAGATGTACAAACTGGGTGTGGTGCTAATTTGAATATTAATAGCTCTGCACATAGTAATGGAGGCAACAGTGTAGAGTTACATCAAAGCCATTTTAAGGAGACAGATATGTAAAACAGATTAGTATTTAGGGGTTCAATCAATGGCAGGAGAGGAATTTTTAAGGATAATTCCTTTTATTTAAGTGTGCTTTTGGCAGCACTGATTCAAAGATATCAGTCTAGTTTGATCCCAACCTTGAAGCCCAGCTCCTGAGCACAGGCATACACCGCAGCGGTCTTGCCCACACCTGGAGGTCCTGTGATCAGCACGGTGTTACACAGCGGCTCCTCTGTGTCGCCCTTGGCACCAGCCTCTCCTTGGAAGTCTCCACAGTCCCACGAGCCTGCACAGGAAGTCGTAACTTTTTCaatcaaaaactgacattttggtTAACTCATGAGTCATTAAAGGTCATGTGGATACTGGATACTGAAATTTTGTGCTTATGTCTCAtgaaactacattaaaatgttaaccCTAGGCTGAAATACAACAGCAAAAGTTGTGACCAATGTCAGCTTGTTACCACTgctgttttcttcttgtttcctctctgccattttcctcctttcctcACAGTCAGCTCTCACTTTCCATTTCTTCAACCAACTGAATaccagagaagaaaaaaaaacaaaatataagatTATGCTCACACAAATGAAccaatatttaacatttaagtgAAAGGATGAGAAAGCAAATTATACAAAACCATTGCAGTTTATTCACAGAGGCAGAGTTCCCAATGACTTCACTTGAGTGTAGAGGACTGTATTTGTCTGTCCAGAGAGTGTCCTCCAAACTGGAATCTGGACAAAAGAAAGGGAGGGGGGGTGAATTTCCTGCAATCTAAAGGGCTTAAAACCATCATAATATCACAAGTTTACCTCTTTGGAGGAGGTCAGGTGTTTTTGGTGACTGGATGTAAGATTCTGTTTGATTAATCAATCCAGGATTCGGCTCACAGTTGCTCGCCAGGCCTGCTGGACTCCCACTCTGCTGCCTCAGTCTGTGAGTACGACTTAGTTTATTGCTTCTGCACTGCACCTCGGCCATCAGGACAGTGCTTTCTTGGACACCCTGTGCTGTTGCACGACAGTGACCCATACCAATGGTACTTTCTGCAGATATGCTGGGCCTCAGACGTTTGGGCACCCTCTCAGAGCTCTCATTTCCACGTTTCCTCTTCTCCTTTAAGTGGATCTTTGGGGAGCTTAGATCTTCTGCTTTGGAAAGGAGAGACAGGCATAACAAGTTCAGCCtgctttatgaataaattaaaagcacacacaaaatcatAACCCAAACTTACCCGTGGATCCAAAATCCTGCAGCCTTTCATTTGCTTTCTTCTGCAAAGTGTTGAACACTGATTGGACTGGAAATGCTGGGTTGGATGTTTGGATTTCTTCCAGACAGCTGTGCAGAGCTGAGGATGACAGCTGTCCTCTGCAGgatttatttctgtctgtcaggTGAGAAACTGTTGATAAACGCTGCTGACTTCTCACCAGTTGCACATCTTCAGTCTGCGGACGGAGCACTGATTCCTGCAGCCTCTTCACGGGCTGATGCAGCCTTTCATCACTGCTCTTTTTACTCTTGCCGTGCTGTTTTGTGCTTAAGAAAATTGGTGCGATTTTGACGTCTTTTGCACAAAAGgtcttcctctgctgctgaagTGATTTAACTTCTCTGGTCGGGAGTGTGTCTTCTGCTTCCAGCGAGGCTGAATCTCTTTCTGTTGGTGTTTCCTCGCTGGAGCAGCTCTTTGATAACACACACTTCGTCACCTCAGTGGTTTGTAGGTGCTCTTTGCTGGGAAACGAGGCATTTGCGCATTTCTTGCTCCgtttgagtttgttttgcaTCGTAAAATTCAAAAACGTTAGCCTCTGGCGCTTGGCTGTCACGCATGATGCGTTAACGTCAATTTATCTACGCTGGCCAAGCTGGTTACCAACGTATTTTAGCGAAATTCATTGCCggataaaacaatgtaaacGCTAATAAACTTTAgcttaaaacaaatacaagacgccataaaacattaaaggttTGTGTTTCACGACTGAGCTGAATGACGTTTAAAACGTGCGCGAGACGGTTGGGTGCAGCCAAAGATCGTGTATACACAGACAGCTCGCAATGAGGCTCTTGTGCAATTTTGCAAGTGAACTGAACTGATTTAGATATGATGAACTCGTCAAAGCTACACATCACAAGGAGCTAAACTTTGTTACTAAATATTGACGGCATTAAAATGAACTGTCATGGTCGCGGAGAACATATTTTTGTCTAAAATCATAACTtcacttcttgtttttttctctcacctaCATTTAGCAGCAGAGTGATACCTCTTCCGATTGTCACCAGgtttaaactacatttttataGAGATCGTGTATTTTACTATTCTAACTCAGAGAAAGCAGCTTGGTGCAATATCTACAATGCACTATATTGTCAATGTTCTCCCTCGAAAACAACACCATTATTTGGTTGACTAACTTGACAATCGAAAAATAAGTTAAACAGGGTGTGTGCTAGTACTTGCTTTTAGTGATActcaaaatttgtttaaatggtGATCTCTTGACTGTCTGCAGGTCCTTTCCGTGGAGAAGAGGCCTCGGTCAGTGAAAATGTGAGATCCACTTCAGGCCAAGTTGACATTCTTTGCAACATTAAAGGTAGACCGAGTTTCAGTCTTGAAAGTACACAGCTTAAAGCACAGGACATTAAGATGTATTGTCTGAAGTGCACcagatcttttgtttttttttgtttaatctgtatgACCTTTCAAATTTTGTTAATTATAGGCAAACTATGGAAGACGGAGCACAGTCAGCACACTCTTTGTCCATCTAATTAGCTTACCTAAAGAAGGCTTTGAAGGATCAGAACCAGCCAGCACTCCTGTTTACTGCTCCCAGGATGCAAATCAAGGGACTAGTAAAGGTACTTTTGTTCAAAAGGGCGGGCACATCTAGTCAAGTTTTATTACACCCACTGTGTCAAGAAGTGAAAAGAATTCATCTAAGAAACCTAAAGAGAGATGCTGATAGACCAGTTGA
Proteins encoded in this window:
- the tefm gene encoding transcription elongation factor, mitochondrial, with the protein product MTMWVARRFLSTVVQRSQFAGQYGLFRRPQHGCLPELEPRYLQCTCCWRSRVPVAGFETLNATLSSTSKTCNEDNRSLDDYYTSAQRNTILHMLNNATPAELAGVKLLRGRKSVNIVEYRTQNGPFKTLESVVNVPRLKHKSAVIVFNSILNPVKKERKVRIQLAKFIRPEVDRSWLEDASTIVSIVCGTNKIAWAHVDRGMKVLDWQQLACPNFLRGTYMASAYLTDVSAVLALLPSADFYILEKSSITLQNTALFPIMVHMRTVEAMLFALLEPRNSPPDSNIPPRVLNMMRSAVGRHFGLMVGESRTSGSQTVRKLMTESVTQKLPRINFPSELLLKYRNSFELGSKSGGEELCDALLQAVAFYELLSESSPT
- the LOC121941473 gene encoding ATPase family AAA domain-containing protein 5-like, which codes for MMKLLRLLAESWRGGVPLLYSNLELLLPAGAEGTSVHYLDKKTCSGLQTEPVPSDTDLQVQQLDGNVSPKVSATNSKTVRNISRLSRRKHVPAVFDTTLSPSLIQTHQRTLLSSKRASSSRDKTEQTTAKVATDCLDALTDFFDLMSYLDSTIPAAAAPRVSGPCTAEAFVWTGAEMKDGLLDEMREDEEVDRMQSREKLIDIQAAVEGLGCHRCCWQVSEAWAEAQKYRQELGDARWRKLVDRLSPPASSKRQSLSYSFQPLCAPSVSKRRYELSRMVLASKSFSLLGNRRAISVDFMPVLRFICRFQREQQQRDEPVGCLKYLSSKHLGLSKSTFQLLAEDFS
- the LOC121941693 gene encoding ATPase family AAA domain-containing protein 5-like, yielding MQNKLKRSKKCANASFPSKEHLQTTEVTKCVLSKSCSSEETPTERDSASLEAEDTLPTREVKSLQQQRKTFCAKDVKIAPIFLSTKQHGKSKKSSDERLHQPVKRLQESVLRPQTEDVQLVRSQQRLSTVSHLTDRNKSCRGQLSSSALHSCLEEIQTSNPAFPVQSVFNTLQKKANERLQDFGSTAEDLSSPKIHLKEKRKRGNESSERVPKRLRPSISAESTIGMGHCRATAQGVQESTVLMAEVQCRSNKLSRTHRLRQQSGSPAGLASNCEPNPGLINQTESYIQSPKTPDLLQRDSSLEDTLWTDKYSPLHSSEVIGNSASVNKLQCWLKKWKVRADCEERRKMAERKQEENSSGSWDCGDFQGEAGAKGDTEEPLCNTVLITGPPGVGKTAAVYACAQELGFKVFEVNCSSQRSGRHVLSQLKEATQSHLVEISGKDPLKPTYFNNYNINSCTPKSETLPGRTVRPKIVTSISKKREAQKSSRKGKVNPATVTLASFFQMKATADHLHFGGPSLSPSEQPISKKSGNPSPGSDQTVSQNKKTATSLILFEEVDVIFDDDVGFLAAIKTFMSTTKRPVVLTTNDPSFKERFNCSLEEIVFKTPSAANICSYLQLVGLAESRPLELDDVLSLITLSRGDIRRCLLQLQLWVHSSGGRASKELTGVQRLSGTEKGDNVDSQLPRRDPGCSASMLSHHPVTLNQLQNLLKASIDILN